In Colias croceus chromosome 19, ilColCroc2.1, the following are encoded in one genomic region:
- the LOC123700345 gene encoding mitochondrial fission process protein 1, with protein MPQNEVDLFRDTWVRYLGYANEVGESFRPVIPVRVVRASYAVAFAYALADTADKSWRMFKKDGRPKQVLVEAGDALIWQTLASVIIPGITINRISAFTQKTLKNKAQRIPPTPRSIIAVAVGLASIPFIIFPIDHGVTLFMDATYRRWV; from the exons ATGCCACAAAACGAGGTTGACCTTTTTCGCGATACATGGGTTCGTTATTTAG GTTACGCCAACGAGGTGGGCGAGTCGTTCCGTCCCGTGATTCCAGTCAGGGTGGTGCGCGCGAGCTATGCGGTCGCATTTGCGTACGCGCTTGCTGATACTGCGGACAAGAGTTGGAGGATGTTTAAA aaAGATGGCCGACCTAAGCAAGTACTAGTAGAAGCTGGAGATGCTCTCATCTGGCAGACTTTAGCATCTGTTATTATTCCAGGGATTACAATTAACAG aatAAGTGCCTTCACACAGAAAACGCTAAAGAATAAAGCGCAACGGATCCCACCTACACCACGCAGTATTATCGCGGTGGCGGTGGGATTGGCATCCATcccatttattatatttcccATAGACCATGGGGTTACACTGTTCATGGATGCCACGTACCGGCGATGGGTATGA